In Flavobacterium luteolum, the DNA window TTAGTTAGTGAAAATATTGACGATTTGCTGGAGCAAATGAAGAATTATGTTGCGCCAACTGTTGGAAAATGGATTGATAAAAAAAAGTTATAAATTGTGAATTATGAGTTAAGAGTTGCCTGTTCAGAATAAAAACTACAAAATTTAGAGTTATATTTACAAATCCATCTCGCTTCTAACAAACAACATCTAACTTCAAAAGAAATGAAAACAGAAAATAACAAATTCGCAAGAGCCGAAATGCTGATTCGAAAACCTGTTTCAGAAGTTTTTCAGGCTTTTATTGATCCGCAGATAACGAGTAAATTTTGGTTTACAAAAGGATCCGGAAAATTAGAAGAAAATCAAAAAACCGAATGGACTTGGGAAATGTATGGTTTTTCGCTTTCGGTTACCACGCTAGTTTTACAGGAAAATAAAAAGATTGTCATTGAATGGGGAAATCCAGATGAAATCACTTTGGTAGAATGGGTTTTTAGTCCTTTAAACGAAAATGAAACTTTTGTGAGCATTACTAATTCTGGTTTTCATGGAGATTCAGACAAAATAATTGATCAGGTTCGCAATTCAACTGAAGGTTTTACTTTGGTTTTAGCGGGTGCAAAAGCTTATTTGGAGCATCGTTTACAATTGAATTTGGTTTTGGATCGTTTTCCGAAAGGTCTTGCTTAATTTCATTTAACCGCAAAGAGCGCAAAGTTTTTTTGAGAGTCATTAAAATGAAAAGTTTGCAAAGCATTTTCTACACAAAACTTTGCGAACTTAAAATATAGATTTTGCTTAATCTTCGTATTAAAAAAAACCTTAGCGCACTTTGCGGTAAAAATTTAACTACAAAGAAAGGCAAATTGAAACAATTAAAAACAAAAGAAAATGGAAGTAAAAAAGCCGGAAAATATAGACGAATACATTGGCGGATTTCCTAATGACGTTCAGGAAGTTTTAGAAAATGTTAGAGCAACGATTCATCAAGCAGCGCCAAATGCTAAGGAAAAAATTAGCTATTCTATGCCAGCTTTTGAGCAAAATGGTATTGTAGTTTATTTTGCTGCTTTCAAAAACCATATCGGACTTTACGCTTTGCCAAGCGGACATGAAGCTTTTGCCGCAAAACTTTCTAAATATAAATCAGGAAAAGGTTCTGTTCAATTTCCATTAAAAGATCCAATGCCTTATGATTTGATTACTGAAATTGTAAAGTTTAGAGTCAAAGAAAATCTTGAAAAAGCCAAAAAGAAATAATTCTAAAATCTATTTTCTTATCATTTACAAAGTCTTATTTAATGAAAAAAATAAATCTTCTTTTTTTACTTTATACCTTTTTTGTAAGCTATTCTAGTTTTGCTCAAGACGAAACTACAATTGAAAAAGAAATTTTAGAACTTCATAAACCCACAAAAAAAGTTCGTGACTCAATTATAAAGTTGCAAAAAGAAGTTTATTTAAAAATTGAATTTGAAAAAGACTCCATAATTAAAAATCAATTAAAGCTTCGTTTAGATGAATTAGAAAACGCAAAAGATCAAAATGATATTGAAGAATTAAAACTTGATTTTGTTTTTGCTAAAAACCATCCTAGTTCATACCACGCTTTACAACTAATACGAGTTCCTGTTAATCGTTTTATTGGAATGAATTTTTATGACACTTTTGTGGAAGTTTTTGAAAATTTCACTCCAGAAATAAGGAATTCAGAAAAAGGGCAGGAAATGTCCGAGAAACTAAAATATTTCAAACAAAGTAAAGTTGGAAGTCAAGCTCCCGATTTTAATCTGAAAGATATTAATAACAATGCCATTTCGCTTGCTGATTTTAAAAACAAACAATATGTTTTAATAGATTTCTGGGCTAGCTGGTGTGCTCCTTGCCGCGAAGAATTACCTTATATTAAGGAATTATACAAAAATTATAAATCACTTGGCTTCGAAATTATAAGCATTACTAGAGATGAAAACTTAGATGCCTGGAAAAAGGCTATTATTAAAGATAAAATCGAGTCTTGGAAACATATTTCAATTTTAGAGAATAATAGTTCTATTGATAAAGATTATTTTGTTAACGGAATTCCTCATAAAATTCTTATCGATAAAAACGGCATTATTATTGGGAAATGGAAAGGCAGCGGAGAAAGCAACAAACATGATTTACAAAAGCTTTTAAAATCGATTTTTGAAGCAGAATAATATACATCAATGAATTTAACCGAACATTACAATCAGCTTTACAAAACATCTTCTGAAATCATTTCGGCAGGAAAATATTCAATCGATTCTGAACTTAAAAATGAATCAGATTCCCGTTTTGGAATCACACTGCTTATTCGCCCAAATGAGGAAATTAAAGCTAATATTCAGCAATTTATCAATGCATTAAAAAAAGCGGAACCTGAGCAGTATTTTTATCCCGATTCAGATATTCATATTACAGTAATGTCAATTATTTCTTGTTCGGATAAATTTACTTTGAATCAGATTTCAACGAACGAATATATTGAGGTAATTT includes these proteins:
- a CDS encoding SRPBCC family protein, with the protein product MKTENNKFARAEMLIRKPVSEVFQAFIDPQITSKFWFTKGSGKLEENQKTEWTWEMYGFSLSVTTLVLQENKKIVIEWGNPDEITLVEWVFSPLNENETFVSITNSGFHGDSDKIIDQVRNSTEGFTLVLAGAKAYLEHRLQLNLVLDRFPKGLA
- a CDS encoding iron chaperone gives rise to the protein MEVKKPENIDEYIGGFPNDVQEVLENVRATIHQAAPNAKEKISYSMPAFEQNGIVVYFAAFKNHIGLYALPSGHEAFAAKLSKYKSGKGSVQFPLKDPMPYDLITEIVKFRVKENLEKAKKK
- a CDS encoding TlpA family protein disulfide reductase — encoded protein: MKKINLLFLLYTFFVSYSSFAQDETTIEKEILELHKPTKKVRDSIIKLQKEVYLKIEFEKDSIIKNQLKLRLDELENAKDQNDIEELKLDFVFAKNHPSSYHALQLIRVPVNRFIGMNFYDTFVEVFENFTPEIRNSEKGQEMSEKLKYFKQSKVGSQAPDFNLKDINNNAISLADFKNKQYVLIDFWASWCAPCREELPYIKELYKNYKSLGFEIISITRDENLDAWKKAIIKDKIESWKHISILENNSSIDKDYFVNGIPHKILIDKNGIIIGKWKGSGESNKHDLQKLLKSIFEAE